TCCTCCAGTTCGAAAACCTTCGTCGCGTTCCCAAAGAACACTAGTTTCCTCGCCCCTGAGCTGTTCACCGCCGCCGTTGATGGCTCATTTGCTTCCACCGCCGTCTTCTCCCCGGGAACTTCGATCTCAAGCTGCTTGATGGTTTCAACGTCGATGGCTCTTGTTCTCTCGTCTCCCTTTCTCCGGAAGAGAACCATCAAAACAAGAACGATCAGAAGGAAGCCAACCACGCATCCAATCACTATCCCGGCTATAGCTCCGCCGGAGAGCTTGCTCTTTCTCTTCCCGGGAATGTTTCCGACGGAAATAGGCTGACTCGGCACAGTTCCTTCATCACTACAAGCACCAAGCGGCTTACCGCAGAGCGAAGTCCCGAGAAAAGAATCAGAATCAAACTTCTGAAGACTCTTCGGTATAGATCCGTTCAAGGAGTTGTTAGAGACGTTGAACTGATCCAAGCCCAAATCTAGAAGAGAGCCGGAGAGCTTGTTGTTCTCCAAGTAGAGAGTCTTAAGCCTCGTGAGGTTCTTGAACCCCGAAGAGATCTCTCCCGTGAACTCGTTCTCCCCAAGATCCAGCCTCACGAGGTTGCTGAGACCGAACAAGAATGGTGGAATCTCGCCGGAGAATCTGTTTCCTTGGAGGTAGAGTCGCCGGAGGTCGGAGCAGGCGCCGAGATCTAAGGGGAGTGTGCCGGTTAGTGCGTTGAGGCGGAGGCTGAGTGTGCGGAGATTTGTTAAGTTTCCGAAAATACCCTCGGGTATGTTCCCGGAGAGGGCAAAGCCGGGGAGACGGAGGGCGGTTACGCGGTCGGCGTCGCAAGCAACGCCGGTCCAGTTGCACGGTGTGGTTTGTTCGGTGTTCCAGAGGAATGTACGGCCTCCGACGGCGGAGCGGAGGGAGAGGAGGGCGGATTTGTCGGCGGCGAGGTCTTGTGTTGAGGGGAGAGGGAGAGAGAGGAGGAGGAGAATCGAGAGGAATGTGGAGAGACTACTCGCCATTGACGGCGTCATGAAGAAGAACGAAACCCTAGAGAGAGGTCTGAATAAGAAAGGTGTGGTGGTTATTACAGAGAAAGGAGTGAGGTGAAGCTAGTAGTCAAACACTTAAGAGTCAATCTCTCTCCTCTTTTTTTTTAGGGTTTTGAATATTTAATTTAAAATAAAAAAACTTTTCAATGCGACAAAAACGATATTTCTATTACAAGGGTGACGTCATCTATCTTGTCTATCCTTCGGACAAATTAATGTGATTGGTTATGTTTTAGTTATGCATCATGGTTTGGTATCGCTGTGTGATTGTGAATGTGAGGGACCTTTAAGGCTTTAGCTCTGTTATTGTCTTATCTAATCTACCTGCCTTGTCTCTTTAACTGCTAAAGATTCTCTATCAATATAATCTTAATTATCGATTAGACTAAGATCTTGCCACTGGTATCAAAATGCTGTAGATGAAGTAAAAAATGAAGAATTTAGCAAGTGGATGAGTTTAGTTGGGGACTAAAATTAATTTAATATCGGATTAATGGAATCCAGAGGGTTAATTAAAAAAAAAAACTGTGCTAAGAATTAAGATCATGTTATTCTCTGCATTTGAGTAAAGTGGAGCCCTCTTCTCTAGATTATACACTTACTTCTATGTTCTTTATTCGTAAATACACTTGATTATTTTTATTTTTTCTCATGTAAACTTGATTTTTCTTGTAGAGTAATCAATGATGCATGGTTGTAAAGGCAAAAATGAAGAACATGGGTGGTGGGTTAAAGGACTGATAGGAGGACCATAACATGTAAAAAAGCCAACAACAATAATTTACAGCATTAAAGCTTTACATAACAAAAGAACACATTCTCTTTTATTTTGTAACTGTCTCCTCTCTGTATCGATGTGTTTTTTTCGATATGAACCAATCTGTAATATCAATCACAAGGGGCCCATATTAAATTTGTCACGATGGTCACAGTGTTATGTAACTAGCGTTACAATTCGTGAAGCAACGGCTACAATAAACTTAAACTGTGATCCTTTACTTACACCAAATTCAAAGTCTCTCGCCATTAAGTGAAGCTCTAATTATTTTATAGTTATACAACTTATACTCTTGTAGATGCATTAGTCGGGAATATATCATTTATAAAGATCAGATATTATGGGCTGACAAGAATAAAAGATCAAATATAAATACATTATGTTATCTTCCATACAAAGGTTAAAATATTCTTCTGTAGTTAAGTTATTCGTTTCATACATTCATGATTCCCATGAATAAAAAATTCTTAGAAACAATCTAAAAGAAATATACCATTTCAGTAGTACAATGTTCATATACAGATGTGTTTTTTTGGATATGATCCAGTCTGTAATATTAATCACAAGGGGTCCCATATGAAATTTGTCACCATGGTCACAGTGTTATGTAATTGAGCGTTACACTTCGGGAAGCAACGGCTACAAGCCTACAACAAACATGTTATGTGCCAGAAAAGATAACAAATATATTTCTCTAGAGTTAACTTGAAGTTTTTTTTGTTCAAATAGTTAACTTGAAGTTATTCATTTCATATAATCATATGATTCACATGAATTAAAAACTTAGAAAACAGCTAAAGAGGTATCATTTCAGTAGTATAATTTTCATATACATATGTATTTTTCTAGAGATTTAATGATTCTTTTCTCGTTCAAAGACCGCACATACATAAACAGTGTAGTAGTCGAAATGTAGTTCACTCATCCGTTTATGCCGGTTTAGCATGTCTAACCAGCCATCAGTCAAGTACCAGCATTTGTTTTATATAACTTTTGGGAAAATGATCATCTAAATCCCAAACTTTCAAATTTGAGCCATTTAAAACATAAATTTTGGCTTAAACTACTTAAATCATCAACTTTATATTGACTTTTGTTTAAATCATGAACTTTCGTTGACCGAGCCAATTAAGGCACGCCGTTAAATAATTTCACAAAAAAAAAGTGATTATAAATTTGAACTCTTTTAATAGAAATTAGTAAGGTCTAGGTGAAATCAAATAAACACCGATAATAGAAGCCATCAGAAACACATCCCGATTCACATAATATAAGGTCTAGGCTTCTGTTATTGGTGAAATCAAAACACATTCCGATTCAACCATTGCCAAGCCAGAACCACCTCCAAAGAATGCACTTTACAAGTCAAATGGATCCACATTAACAATGAGAAAAAAATAATCACTTAACAGTAAAATATCTAAGATATATAGGAACTTTATTCATAAATGACTTACTCCTTGTGAGGTTTCCTGTGATCCATTAAAGTTCTGTAGGCGGTCTTGATCTCCTTCAAGGTGGCGTTGCGGCTGACATTCAAAGTTGAGTAGTGATCCTTTCCGGCGGCCATGGTGACCCCACGGCGGTGATTTCCACATCTCTGACCACGCAAAAAAGTGGGAGGTGAAGAGAATGAATCATTGGATTGCGGGAAGGTGCGAGCTGGGTTTATTGATAGGATCAATGTTGCCATCAGTCATTTCATCTCCCTCGAGCTTCTCCCGGAGGGTTTTAACGTGAGTTTTGCTCAGTGGTCATCTACATGGGAACAGTGGGCTGCTAGATAGGATCTTCAGTCTCATATTCAAAACAACTGTCATTTTACTCTTTCAGCCGAACAGATTAAAACTAAATACCCAATAAGACGGCCTTCGTAGTATATAACAAGTCTTAGATACTATTAACGATTTTGGTATTTTGGTTTATTAGATTCCCTTTAGTTAGATACTAATATAATTTATGTTCATGCTTTCAAAAACCCAATTTAAAATGATAGTTTAAGTATATTTTATGTGTAAAAATATATATACCAAGAAAATGTAATTCCGCAGTTACAGGCATATAACAATAGGAACATATAGGAAATAAATGAGTAGAAATAAAATTTTAGGAATGATGATGAATGATAGTTCTTTATCAAAATTAATGAGGAATTGATTTGTTCTATAATTCTCTACAAACAAAGGAACGAAGAGAAATGAAAAGAAAAACCTATTCCTAATGAAAAGTTTAAGGAATATTAAGGAACATACCGTTCCTCCTTATTCCCTTGGTCACCAGTCACACCCTAAGGGTTTGAATGTTAACCAAGGGAATGAAGAGGAAAACTACATTCCTTAACATTCTTTAAAAAGATTATCATTCATCAGAAATATTTTTTCTTCTTCATTCCTTCTTATTCCTTTTTTTGTAGAGAATTATAATGTAAAATTGTTCCTTGTTAATTTTGATAATGAACCATCATTTCTCATCATTTCCAAAATTTTATTCATATTCATGTTTTTCCTATTTATTCTGGTTACCAGTTACATCCTAGTTGATTGTAGGTTTTCTTTTTCTATCAGTTGCATGGGCAAAGGTAAGTAAACGGTTTAGTTGACTCCACTTAATTTTAATTTTAATTTTTTTGACAACGAATGACTATTTTATTATTCAAATTTGAGGTGGCATAGGTAAACAGACCGAAATAGAACAACCAATAAAAAATCTATCTATGGAAATACCTCGCAGTCATAGCTAAAGAGTCAAAAATCTAATTTTACGCTCGTGGAACATGAGTGATCTTGAAGTCTGGGAAAGCATATCTGACGAGTCTCTATCCTCTCCAATTATATTGCAAAGCTTGGCCAAGCATGAGACTCCTTAATCATGGCAATCAACTCCTTACAATCCGTCCAAAAGCTCTGGTATGTCGAATGTTGAAGCATATTCTCCATCGCCCATCGTAATGCTTCTATTTCTGAATGCAAGGCCGATTCACGTCGAATGTAATTTCTTGTCCCCAAAAGTTGAACCTTCTCAAAGCTATCCTTCCAAACCCATCCACACCCACTGAACTCTGTTGTGGATGCCCATGAACCATCTATCATGCAAATATTACCCAAGCTTAAGACTTGAGGTTCTTCAGTACTGTAATCTTGTTGCGTTGGGCGTACCATCTCGTTTGCATTAAACCAGACTTGACATTCACTCTCTGCATAATGAACTAACTCCAATGGATCCTTGTTTATCTCCCTAATGAGTTTGTCATTTCGAGTGTTCCAAATATACCAGATTATCTAGGGAATCCCTACTTAATTTTAATTAACCATAGTGTTTTGTGAAAGTTTATAGCATTGATCTCAGTACAAATTTGTTATTGGCTCATTTATAGTTTGAAAATAGTATTCTCTCTGTATCAAAATAAGAAGATTTTAAGGTTTTTGCACGTCGATTTAGAAATTAGAAATTTTTTTTTTTTCGTTTTTATAAAAATAACAATCAAAACAACAATAAGTACATATAATTCAACCAATAAAAAATCATACTGTAGAATACAAAAAATCAAAACATAAAATTGCATTAATGTTTTACATGGAAACCTGAAAATATCATTTAAAATGAAACAATTTTTTTTTTTTTCAAAAAGTAACGCGGAGGAAATATATATTTTAAAATTAAACAAAATCTATGTAAGAGATTTTAACTTTGACACCGGTTGAAAAAATAACGCCCCTATTTATCGGTTGGAATAACATCATAATTTTAATATTATTTCTATATTTTTATTTATTTTTTGATAACGTATCGGCGGAAACTTCTACTTCTATATTCTTTTCTTTTCTTATTTGTTCGAAACTTTATCTCACTTTCTATTCATCAATTTCAAGGCGGAAAATCAAGTGGGTTGGACGTCATACAATCATTAAGTTACTAACTTTATAAGAAACGTGTTAAAGTGTGATACTAAAATGCATTGAGGTACTAACAATGTGTACTTGCGTCTTATCATATGACTTGCCAAATCTTAATAAAACGTTATTACAAGTTTTGGTCATCATATTTTCTTCTAGTTAGCACGGTCATTAATATGTACGTCAAAGAAGACAAAACATTTTCATAGTGGATATCCCACTCAATAAATAGATATCATAGTATAACTTAAATTTTAAAATAGCAAAGTTGATTTGACTTTTTCACCTAAAGCAACTCGCGAACTTTAATGCATGGGATCAGAGCATCGTTATTCCAGAATCCCATATTTTTTAACTTTTTTTTTCTTTTTCATTTTTTCGAATTTATAAAAAAAAAATTAAAAACGAATCAATCACGGATCGCCACGTATCAGTGAGGCCCGCGAACAGTGTAAAAAACCTTTAAAGACCGATTACTATTTGATAGTTTTGATTCTTAAAAAAAAAAGTAAATTCTACACGGAACCCACCCGCTAAAAATCCCTCTAATATCCTTGGATAAATATGCTCTTAGGAATCAGGAGCACAGAGCACGTGACGCTAATTACGGTGTTTCCCACCTAATATTCAATTTCCACCACGCCTGCGTTTTCGGAATTAATATTTGGATTATTATTTTATTTCTTCTTAAATTCTTATGTTGATCATATTGTTGTAAAGAGAATATTCAACATTATCATAATC
This sequence is a window from Brassica oleracea var. oleracea cultivar TO1000 chromosome C1, BOL, whole genome shotgun sequence. Protein-coding genes within it:
- the LOC106315855 gene encoding probable inactive receptor kinase RLK902; the protein is MTPSMASSLSTFLSILLLLSLPLPSTQDLAADKSALLSLRSAVGGRTFLWNTEQTTPCNWTGVACDADRVTALRLPGFALSGNIPEGIFGNLTNLRTLSLRLNALTGTLPLDLGACSDLRRLYLQGNRFSGEIPPFLFGLSNLVRLDLGENEFTGEISSGFKNLTRLKTLYLENNKLSGSLLDLGLDQFNVSNNSLNGSIPKSLQKFDSDSFLGTSLCGKPLGACSDEGTVPSQPISVGNIPGKRKSKLSGGAIAGIVIGCVVGFLLIVLVLMVLFRRKGDERTRAIDVETIKQLEIEVPGEKTAVEANEPSTAAVNSSGARKLVFFGNATKVFELEDLLRASAEVLGKGTFGTAYKAVLDAAMLVAVKRLKDVTMADREFKEKIEVVGAMDHENLVPLRAYYCSGDEKLLVYDFMPMGSLSALLHGNKGAGRSPLDWEVRARIALGAARGLDYLHSQDPLSSHGNVKSSNILLTNSHDARVSDFGLAQLVGSSSTTPNRVTGYRAPEVTDPSRVSQKADVYSFGVVLLELLTGKAPSNSVMNEEGMDLARWVHSVEREDWRREVFDSELMSLERVDSVEGEMEEMLQLGIECTEQHPDKRPAMVEVVRRIQELRQPGSELVD